A window from Pseudomonadales bacterium encodes these proteins:
- the rplA gene encoding 50S ribosomal protein L1 has translation MAKLSKRAQQIRARIEPGKLYSVEEAVALLTDLSKVKFVESFDVSVNLGVDPRKSDQVVRGATVLPNGTGKEVRVAVFASGEKADQALAAGADVVGMEDLAERIKGGDLDFGVVIASPDAMRVVGQLGQILGPRGLMPNPKVGTVAVDVAQAVRNAKSGQVRYRTDKAGIIHGSIGRIGFPADAIKGNLLALLSDLKRAKPSTSKGVYMRKVSLSTTMGPSLTIDQSSLEL, from the coding sequence ATGGCGAAATTGAGCAAACGGGCGCAGCAGATCCGCGCTCGCATCGAGCCGGGCAAACTCTACAGCGTCGAAGAGGCGGTGGCGTTGTTGACCGATCTCTCCAAGGTCAAGTTCGTCGAGTCATTCGATGTCTCAGTCAACCTTGGAGTTGATCCGCGCAAATCCGATCAGGTGGTGCGGGGCGCCACCGTGCTGCCCAACGGCACAGGCAAGGAGGTGCGGGTTGCTGTCTTTGCGTCAGGCGAGAAGGCAGACCAAGCGCTGGCGGCCGGTGCCGATGTCGTCGGCATGGAGGATCTGGCCGAGCGCATCAAGGGCGGTGATCTCGACTTTGGTGTGGTGATCGCCTCGCCCGATGCGATGCGTGTGGTGGGCCAGCTTGGTCAGATTCTGGGTCCGCGTGGCCTGATGCCGAACCCCAAGGTCGGCACCGTGGCGGTGGACGTGGCGCAGGCGGTCAGAAACGCGAAGTCGGGTCAGGTGCGCTACCGGACCGACAAGGCCGGGATCATCCATGGCTCGATCGGCCGGATCGGTTTTCCGGCTGACGCGATCAAGGGGAATCTGCTCGCGCTGCTCTCCGATCTGAAACGAGCCAAGCCGTCGACCTCCAAAGGGGTGTACATGCGCAAGGTGAGTCTCAGCACCACCATGGGGCCAAGCCTGACGATCGATCAGTCCAGCCTCGAGCTGTGA
- the nusG gene encoding transcription termination/antitermination protein NusG, whose product MSKRWYVVQAYSGYEKKVKGALQDRIALHGMEEKFGEILVPTEEVVEIRSGQKRKSERKFFPGYVLVRMELDNDTWHLVKETPRVIGFIGGTADKPAPISDREAAEILDRIEAGVEKPKPKKIFEPGEMIRVVEGPFNDFNGVVEEVNYDKNRIRVAVLIFGRSTPVDLEFSQVEKV is encoded by the coding sequence ATGAGCAAACGCTGGTACGTGGTGCAGGCCTATTCCGGCTACGAAAAAAAGGTGAAGGGTGCCCTGCAGGATCGCATTGCCCTGCATGGCATGGAGGAGAAATTCGGCGAAATTCTGGTGCCAACCGAAGAGGTGGTGGAGATTCGTTCCGGACAGAAACGCAAGAGTGAGCGCAAGTTCTTCCCTGGCTATGTGCTGGTGCGAATGGAGCTCGACAATGACACCTGGCACCTGGTCAAGGAGACGCCCCGCGTCATCGGGTTCATCGGTGGCACCGCCGACAAGCCGGCACCGATCAGTGATCGCGAGGCCGCAGAGATCCTCGATCGCATCGAGGCGGGGGTCGAAAAACCCAAGCCCAAGAAGATTTTCGAGCCGGGCGAAATGATCCGGGTCGTCGAAGGACCGTTCAACGATTTCAATGGAGTCGTCGAAGAGGTCAATTACGACAAGAACCGCATCAGGGTGGCGGTGCTGATTTTTGGCCGCTCAACGCCGGTGGATCTCGAATTCAGTCAGGTCGAAAAGGTCTGA
- the secE gene encoding preprotein translocase subunit SecE, whose protein sequence is MAASSNSESGALDKLKWGVVVLLALVAVVGNQYYAEQFAVIYRAMVLVVVGAVAAVIALQTDQGKRFIAFAKESRVEIRKVVWPTRQETQQTTLVVVAIVLIAALILWALDSLLGWLVSIVIG, encoded by the coding sequence ATGGCTGCAAGCAGCAACTCCGAGAGCGGCGCTCTCGATAAGCTCAAGTGGGGTGTGGTGGTTCTGCTGGCGTTGGTCGCCGTGGTGGGCAACCAGTATTACGCCGAGCAGTTTGCCGTCATCTATCGTGCGATGGTGCTGGTCGTCGTGGGCGCTGTCGCCGCGGTGATCGCCCTGCAGACCGACCAAGGCAAGCGTTTCATTGCGTTCGCCAAGGAGTCCAGGGTCGAAATTCGCAAGGTCGTATGGCCGACCCGGCAGGAGACCCAGCAGACCACGCTGGTGGTCGTGGCAATCGTGCTGATTGCCGCGCTCATCTTGTGGGCGCTCGATTCGCTGTTGGGTTGGCTGGTCTCCATCGTCATCGGCTAG
- the rplK gene encoding 50S ribosomal protein L11 has product MAKKIDSYIKLQVKAGQANPSPPIGPALGQRGLNIMEFCKAFNAQTQGVEPGLPLPVVITVYSDKSFTFITKTPPATVLLKKAAGIKSGSKVPNKNKVGKVTRQQVEEIAKQKMPDLTAATLEAAVRTIAGSARSAGIEVEGL; this is encoded by the coding sequence ATGGCAAAGAAGATAGATTCGTACATCAAGCTGCAGGTCAAGGCCGGGCAGGCCAATCCAAGCCCGCCGATCGGTCCGGCATTGGGTCAGCGTGGTCTCAACATCATGGAATTCTGCAAGGCGTTCAATGCGCAGACCCAGGGTGTCGAGCCGGGTCTGCCGCTGCCGGTGGTGATCACGGTCTACTCCGACAAAAGCTTCACCTTCATCACCAAGACCCCGCCTGCGACCGTGCTGCTGAAGAAAGCGGCAGGCATCAAGAGTGGCAGCAAGGTGCCCAACAAGAACAAGGTGGGCAAGGTCACCCGGCAGCAGGTCGAAGAGATCGCCAAGCAGAAAATGCCCGATCTGACGGCGGCAACGCTGGAGGCGGCCGTGCGCACCATTGCCGGCAGCGCGCGCAGTGCCGGCATCGAAGTGGAGGGGCTGTGA